The following proteins are encoded in a genomic region of Castor canadensis chromosome 19, mCasCan1.hap1v2, whole genome shotgun sequence:
- the Aen gene encoding apoptosis-enhancing nuclease isoform X2, with amino-acid sequence MVLGEAPESAQCPSRTTMNADDVVRWKHKNRSRQHQRLMAHKALLQEQGLLSLLPGPGSSQTPGTEAASSRGWHPQAGAGVGGLCSRRRTPREAPGPLPSKCVAIDCEMVGTGPRGRVSELARCSVVSYHGDVLYDKYIRPELPIVDYRTRWSGITRKHMHKAIPFQVAQKEILKLLKGKVVVGHALHNDFQVLKYVHPRSQTRDTTYVPNLLSPPSLHSRARVSLKDLALQLLHKKIQVGQHGHSSVEDAMTAMELYRLVEVQWERQEASRPWAHPEDKGPDSSTDMEQYMEDKYWPEELAQGPRGGTEEAEGSRE; translated from the exons ATGGTGCTGGGGGAAGCCCCCGAGTCCGCTCAGTGCCCATCCCGCACCACCATGAATGCCGATGATGTGGTTCGGTGGAAGCACAAGAACAGGAGCCGACAACACCAGCGGCTCATGGCCCACAAGGCCTTGCTCCAAGAGCAGGGGCTGCTGAGCCTGCTGCCAGGGCCAGGGTCCTCGCAGACACCAGGCACCGAGGCTGCCAGCAGCAGAGGCTGGCATCCACAGGCTGGAGCTGGTGTTGGTGGCCTTTGCAGCCGAAGACGCACCCCCAGGGAAGCCCCTGGACCCCTGCCCAGTAAGTGTGTGGCTATCGACTGCGAGATGGTAGGCACGGGCCCCCGAGGGCGAGTGAGCGAGCTGGCCCGCTGCTCCGTGGTCAGCTACCATGGCGACGTCCTCTACGACAAGTACATCCGCCCTGAGTTGCCCATTGTGGACTACCGCACTCGCTGGAGTGGCATCACCCGGAAGCATATGCACAAGGCCATCCCCTTCCAGGTGGCCCAGAAGGAG ATCCTTAAGCTCCTGAAGGGCAAGGTGGTCGTGGGGCACGCACTGCACAATGACTTCCAGGTTCTCAAGTATGTCCACCCTCGGAGCCAGACCCGGGACACCACCTATGTCCCAAACCTGCTCAGCCCGCCCAGCCTCCACTCCCGAGCCCGCGTCTCTCTGAAAGACCTTGCCCTGCAGCTACTACACAAGAAGATACAG GTGGGCCAGCACGGGCACTCGTCCGTGGAAGATGCCATGACAGCCATGGAGCTCTACCGACTGGTGGAGGTGCAGTGGGAGCGGCAGGAGGCCAGCAGGCCCTGGGCCCACCCCGAGGACAAGGGACCTGACAGTAGCACAGACATGGAGCAGTACATGGAGGACAAATACTGGCCTGAGGAACTGGCCCAGGGCCCCAGAGGAGGAACGGAGGAGGCAGAGGGCTCAAGGGAGTGA
- the Aen gene encoding apoptosis-enhancing nuclease isoform X1, which produces MVLGEAPESAQCPSRTTMNADDVVRWKHKNRSRQHQRLMAHKALLQEQGLLSLLPGPGSSQTPGTEAASSRGWHPQAGAGVGGLCSRRRTPREAPGPLPSKCVAIDCEMVGTGPRGRVSELARCSVVSYHGDVLYDKYIRPELPIVDYRTRWSGITRKHMHKAIPFQVAQKEILKLLKGKVVVGHALHNDFQVLKYVHPRSQTRDTTYVPNLLSPPSLHSRARVSLKDLALQLLHKKIQAALMFLHPSPVSTAQRWPQVFCPICVLPLLCIPGGCCPIPQPHLEVGQHGHSSVEDAMTAMELYRLVEVQWERQEASRPWAHPEDKGPDSSTDMEQYMEDKYWPEELAQGPRGGTEEAEGSRE; this is translated from the exons ATGGTGCTGGGGGAAGCCCCCGAGTCCGCTCAGTGCCCATCCCGCACCACCATGAATGCCGATGATGTGGTTCGGTGGAAGCACAAGAACAGGAGCCGACAACACCAGCGGCTCATGGCCCACAAGGCCTTGCTCCAAGAGCAGGGGCTGCTGAGCCTGCTGCCAGGGCCAGGGTCCTCGCAGACACCAGGCACCGAGGCTGCCAGCAGCAGAGGCTGGCATCCACAGGCTGGAGCTGGTGTTGGTGGCCTTTGCAGCCGAAGACGCACCCCCAGGGAAGCCCCTGGACCCCTGCCCAGTAAGTGTGTGGCTATCGACTGCGAGATGGTAGGCACGGGCCCCCGAGGGCGAGTGAGCGAGCTGGCCCGCTGCTCCGTGGTCAGCTACCATGGCGACGTCCTCTACGACAAGTACATCCGCCCTGAGTTGCCCATTGTGGACTACCGCACTCGCTGGAGTGGCATCACCCGGAAGCATATGCACAAGGCCATCCCCTTCCAGGTGGCCCAGAAGGAG ATCCTTAAGCTCCTGAAGGGCAAGGTGGTCGTGGGGCACGCACTGCACAATGACTTCCAGGTTCTCAAGTATGTCCACCCTCGGAGCCAGACCCGGGACACCACCTATGTCCCAAACCTGCTCAGCCCGCCCAGCCTCCACTCCCGAGCCCGCGTCTCTCTGAAAGACCTTGCCCTGCAGCTACTACACAAGAAGATACAG GCAGCCCTGATGTTTCTACACCCTTCTCCAGTGAGCACTGCCCAGAGATGGCCGCAGGTCTTCTGCCCCATCTGTGTCCTGCCTCTGCTCTGCATCCCGGGAGGGTGCTGTCCCATCCCACAGCCACACCTGGAG GTGGGCCAGCACGGGCACTCGTCCGTGGAAGATGCCATGACAGCCATGGAGCTCTACCGACTGGTGGAGGTGCAGTGGGAGCGGCAGGAGGCCAGCAGGCCCTGGGCCCACCCCGAGGACAAGGGACCTGACAGTAGCACAGACATGGAGCAGTACATGGAGGACAAATACTGGCCTGAGGAACTGGCCCAGGGCCCCAGAGGAGGAACGGAGGAGGCAGAGGGCTCAAGGGAGTGA